The proteins below are encoded in one region of Zavarzinella sp.:
- the dnaN gene encoding DNA polymerase III subunit beta produces the protein MIVDSMRDGLLNACQVVSVALPARSPMPIYSKIKAIAAGDTLTLMATDLEVGIRYELKGVRIEENGQAVWPPDRLISILKETKSDSIHIECSEDKAKIRTNNGRYQISLEDPTTYSDVDELGQEENWFEMEAAMVQRMIRYSSFAASKEEGKYAMRATLWEITGKQLRMVTTDGKRMALVQGECQPHGENPENVSALLPAKAVQLLDRLLSEGDPEQQIKACFRPNSAFFVSDKATISTRLAEGRFPPYGNVIPRKFEQQITLPVGLFLTSIRQAAVMTDQESKRVELHFAAGKVKLNARGTETGESDVVMDLPEYAEEPLKIMFDSSYLMDFLRVLDPAQEVTLQIVDPKKAVLFEVSSDYQYMLVPLI, from the coding sequence ATGATTGTCGATAGCATGCGGGATGGGCTGTTAAACGCGTGCCAGGTGGTTTCGGTGGCTTTGCCAGCACGTTCACCCATGCCGATTTATTCCAAGATCAAGGCAATTGCTGCGGGCGACACCTTAACCCTGATGGCGACCGATCTGGAAGTGGGCATCCGCTACGAGCTGAAAGGTGTGCGGATTGAAGAAAATGGCCAGGCAGTGTGGCCGCCCGATCGCCTGATCAGCATTTTGAAAGAAACCAAATCCGATTCGATCCATATCGAATGCAGCGAAGATAAAGCGAAAATCCGCACCAATAACGGTCGGTATCAGATATCTCTGGAAGATCCCACCACTTATTCCGATGTGGATGAACTGGGTCAGGAAGAGAACTGGTTCGAAATGGAAGCGGCGATGGTGCAGCGAATGATTCGCTATTCCAGTTTTGCCGCCAGTAAGGAAGAAGGCAAATATGCCATGCGTGCCACCTTGTGGGAAATTACCGGCAAGCAGTTGCGGATGGTCACCACCGATGGTAAACGGATGGCTCTGGTACAGGGGGAATGTCAGCCCCACGGTGAGAATCCGGAAAATGTCAGTGCATTGCTACCCGCCAAAGCGGTGCAATTATTAGACCGCCTGTTGAGCGAAGGGGATCCGGAACAGCAGATCAAAGCCTGTTTTCGACCAAACAGTGCCTTTTTTGTCTCCGATAAAGCCACCATTTCTACCCGCCTGGCGGAAGGTCGGTTCCCACCGTACGGGAATGTGATTCCCAGAAAGTTTGAACAGCAGATCACCCTGCCCGTGGGGCTATTTCTGACATCGATTCGGCAGGCAGCCGTGATGACCGACCAGGAAAGTAAACGGGTGGAGTTACATTTTGCCGCTGGCAAAGTGAAACTGAATGCCCGTGGCACCGAAACGGGTGAATCCGATGTGGTGATGGACCTGCCAGAGTATGCAGAAGAGCCATTAAAGATTATGTTCGATTCTTCCTACCTGATGGACTTTCTGCGGGTGCTGGATCCCGCACAGGAAGTAACGCTGCAAATTGTCGATCCGAAGAAAGCGGTGCTGTTTGAAGTTTCCAGCGACTACCAGTACATGCTGGTACCACTGATTTGA
- a CDS encoding glycosyltransferase family 39 protein: MMVQDPTSLRWYQRSTFILALQIFYGALILLPSLNSRGLWASHEARAALNARSMLEQSQWVIPHLPDGTPELQKPPGYYWMVAGIAILNERVVSPICVRLPAVLAAFGCMIVIHRFLFRHGKRAASWIAPLVLVTSIRFAGTAQVGRIDLPLTFAVTSFLVIFYEKNVSTVRLMLASLFLAGGLLLKGPIALVLVATTLGPWWLLQYRTFRWQWLFKLSIACLIGILLAAPWYILAHTRTDGAFTREFFLYHHLARATGQQEALASYPLWYYLPRILIDFLPWTAALFVTCYRKSTWGDPQARFTACWVGGMFLLLSLASFKRADYLLPLFPGLAILSGIGIASEIAHRTWGRFIRISFWTIIAIYPVGWQVFDHVVTRKMEEKHQLASFAAEIVRHKPTDSKVIFFQVESHQLAYHLHQPFLTMTSYTDIAAQAALPGDLYVIARLGALPDLQALFGRQLHVLVQNTTWNGRPQHRPVALITIREIDGISHR, translated from the coding sequence ATGATGGTGCAGGATCCCACGTCACTTCGCTGGTATCAGCGTTCCACCTTCATCTTGGCGCTGCAAATTTTCTATGGGGCATTAATTTTATTGCCCAGCCTCAATTCACGTGGGCTTTGGGCCAGTCACGAAGCACGTGCCGCACTGAATGCCCGCAGTATGCTGGAACAAAGCCAGTGGGTCATTCCCCACTTACCTGATGGCACGCCCGAACTGCAGAAACCGCCCGGATACTACTGGATGGTTGCTGGCATTGCCATTCTGAATGAGCGTGTCGTTTCGCCCATCTGCGTGAGGTTACCAGCAGTGCTGGCGGCATTTGGGTGCATGATCGTTATCCACCGATTCCTGTTCCGACACGGGAAACGTGCTGCCAGTTGGATCGCACCCCTTGTGCTGGTTACCAGTATCCGTTTCGCAGGTACGGCCCAGGTGGGGCGAATTGATCTCCCATTAACATTCGCTGTAACTTCTTTTCTGGTAATATTTTACGAAAAGAATGTTTCCACAGTCCGCCTAATGCTCGCCTCCCTTTTCCTGGCAGGTGGGCTGTTGTTGAAAGGCCCGATTGCCCTGGTATTGGTGGCCACAACCCTTGGCCCATGGTGGTTGTTGCAATACCGAACATTCCGTTGGCAATGGTTATTCAAACTATCAATTGCATGTCTGATTGGGATTCTCCTGGCAGCACCCTGGTACATTCTGGCCCACACACGCACCGATGGGGCATTTACGCGTGAATTCTTTCTGTACCACCACCTGGCGCGTGCCACTGGTCAGCAGGAAGCACTTGCCAGCTACCCACTGTGGTATTATCTGCCACGGATACTGATTGATTTTCTCCCCTGGACTGCGGCCTTGTTCGTAACCTGTTACCGGAAAAGTACTTGGGGCGATCCGCAAGCACGTTTCACCGCCTGCTGGGTGGGGGGAATGTTTCTGTTACTGTCGCTGGCCAGTTTCAAACGAGCCGATTATCTGCTGCCACTGTTTCCTGGTCTGGCCATCCTGTCGGGAATCGGCATTGCCAGCGAAATTGCCCACCGCACGTGGGGAAGGTTCATCAGAATCAGTTTCTGGACGATCATCGCAATCTATCCGGTGGGTTGGCAGGTATTCGACCACGTGGTGACGCGAAAAATGGAAGAAAAGCACCAACTGGCTTCGTTTGCCGCAGAAATCGTTCGCCACAAGCCCACCGACAGCAAGGTAATATTTTTTCAGGTGGAATCGCACCAATTAGCCTACCATCTGCATCAGCCATTTCTCACAATGACCTCGTATACTGATATTGCAGCACAGGCCGCCTTACCAGGCGATTTGTACGTCATTGCCCGGCTGGGTGCCTTGCCGGACTTACAGGCGCTGTTTGGTAGGCAATTGCATGTGCTGGTACAAAATACTACCTGGAACGGCAGGCCACAGCACCGTCCGGTAGCCTTGATCACCATAAGGGAAATTGATGGCATCTCCCACCGCTGA
- a CDS encoding peroxiredoxin, with amino-acid sequence MLRLETHLNSHAEARGGFPRERQQMRLFSLMVLTASIVLGISTSRGLAQPKEGDAIPPLEVLATKADKAVSTAKDGKFNLKDLKGKKVVLFYFPKAMTRGCTIESCGFRDMIEAFDKENTVVIGFSADKLSAQEQFTEKEKLNFPLIADSEKKLMTALGVKGRATWIFDSEGKLAKVITKVSVQGHPKECLDVVKGLK; translated from the coding sequence GTGCTTCGACTTGAAACACACCTGAACTCCCACGCGGAAGCACGTGGGGGATTCCCTCGGGAGCGACAACAAATGAGATTATTTTCACTAATGGTGCTGACCGCATCAATCGTGCTGGGCATTTCCACCTCACGTGGGCTGGCACAACCCAAAGAAGGCGATGCCATTCCGCCGCTGGAAGTCCTTGCTACCAAAGCAGATAAGGCCGTCAGCACCGCCAAAGACGGCAAGTTTAATCTGAAAGACCTCAAAGGCAAAAAAGTGGTGCTGTTCTACTTCCCCAAAGCAATGACCCGTGGCTGCACCATCGAGTCGTGCGGCTTCCGCGATATGATCGAAGCCTTCGACAAAGAGAACACCGTGGTTATCGGCTTCAGTGCCGACAAACTTTCGGCACAGGAACAGTTTACCGAAAAAGAAAAGCTGAATTTCCCACTGATTGCCGATTCTGAGAAAAAATTAATGACCGCGCTGGGCGTGAAAGGACGAGCCACCTGGATTTTTGACAGTGAAGGGAAACTGGCCAAAGTGATCACCAAGGTTTCTGTTCAGGGCCACCCCAAAGAGTGCCTGGATGTGGTCAAAGGCCTGAAGTAA
- a CDS encoding transposase, with amino-acid sequence MRAMLTPKIWAIFRPLVERAKRSAAGAKPKLTDLMFLEALLFLIRTGLPWRDLPSRFGDWNAVYQRFKRWRENNVFQRLFEDMPKDTPLENIKRIFIDSSVVRAHQHAAGGKNW; translated from the coding sequence ATGAGAGCAATGCTTACACCCAAAATTTGGGCAATTTTTAGGCCATTGGTCGAACGAGCCAAGAGATCCGCTGCTGGGGCAAAGCCAAAACTTACTGATCTTATGTTCCTTGAGGCACTGTTATTTCTTATCAGAACTGGGCTTCCTTGGAGAGATTTACCTTCAAGATTTGGCGACTGGAATGCAGTTTATCAGCGGTTCAAACGTTGGCGTGAAAACAATGTTTTTCAGCGACTTTTTGAGGACATGCCGAAAGATACACCACTGGAAAACATCAAACGAATATTCATCGATAGCTCAGTAGTTCGAGCACATCAACATGCTGCTGGCGGCAAAAACTGGTGA
- a CDS encoding discoidin domain-containing protein — MWKATVTGIGLAILLVLLAAFMRVVFLVGILYGLGLFCATIVFTKCASKVENEEPTNYLGGVDLVSFPFKYFNQYPQLLLLVVTAVLTIISAPMASSFAGYMTFSSTTENNHVEENGFRPEMRFTDLPARNNPDDVQFMWGTLEVVAVNTSSIWDKNDGKSAFDSNLNTCWNAGKGAPAWLEADMGKSVTLSEIRLLLNTSGGPQTVELWVSDDPMGETRQQGNLVHTFNGVYRKYDELHFGFPLGMKARYIQIRTTRSFSWVSWFEIAIDGH, encoded by the coding sequence TTGTGGAAAGCCACCGTTACCGGGATTGGCCTCGCCATCCTCCTGGTTCTGCTTGCCGCCTTTATGCGTGTTGTCTTTCTTGTAGGCATACTTTATGGCCTGGGACTATTCTGTGCGACTATTGTTTTCACGAAATGTGCATCAAAGGTTGAAAATGAAGAACCCACCAATTACCTGGGCGGTGTCGATCTTGTTTCATTTCCCTTTAAGTATTTCAATCAATATCCACAATTGTTATTACTTGTTGTTACTGCCGTTCTCACCATAATCTCAGCTCCCATGGCTTCATCCTTTGCTGGTTACATGACGTTCTCAAGCACAACCGAGAATAACCATGTAGAAGAAAATGGTTTCCGGCCAGAAATGCGCTTCACTGACCTTCCCGCCAGAAACAATCCGGATGATGTTCAATTTATGTGGGGCACATTAGAAGTTGTGGCCGTGAATACAAGCTCAATCTGGGATAAGAATGATGGAAAAAGTGCTTTCGATTCAAATCTGAATACTTGCTGGAATGCTGGTAAAGGTGCCCCTGCATGGCTGGAAGCTGATATGGGCAAGTCCGTTACTCTTAGTGAAATTCGCCTGTTGCTCAACACTTCAGGTGGCCCACAGACCGTTGAATTATGGGTTTCTGACGACCCAATGGGTGAAACTCGGCAACAGGGTAACTTGGTACACACGTTCAATGGCGTCTACAGAAAATACGATGAACTGCATTTTGGATTTCCGTTGGGCATGAAGGCTCGCTACATCCAGATTCGAACCACACGGTCATTTAGCTGGGTTTCCTGGTTCGAGATTGCAATTGATGGACACTAA
- a CDS encoding nucleotidyltransferase family protein gives MDAIILAAGFGTRLRPHTEHVPKPLLPVQGRPILDWTIAGLPPVNRLIVVVNYLAEQIEAYLQQQTHVANWCTVHQSIPRGTGDAFLSCRDQVESDHVLVLNGDDLYSAADLHRMSSHSAAILTQTVAEPRKFGIVFCHPDGTLAEMQEKPDLNGPQLANIGAYLFPKSAFDIPLTLSVRNEYEITETVAKLAAQQPFYVERASFWFPIGTIEAWQAAETADLSPTQK, from the coding sequence ATGGATGCGATTATTTTGGCTGCAGGGTTCGGAACTCGTCTCCGCCCCCACACGGAGCACGTGCCAAAGCCGTTGTTGCCGGTTCAAGGACGGCCAATTCTGGACTGGACTATTGCTGGTTTGCCACCAGTCAACCGCCTGATTGTGGTGGTCAACTACCTGGCGGAACAGATTGAAGCCTATTTGCAGCAACAAACGCACGTTGCCAATTGGTGTACAGTTCATCAGTCGATCCCACGTGGGACGGGGGATGCCTTTTTGTCCTGTCGCGATCAGGTGGAAAGCGACCACGTGTTAGTGCTGAATGGCGACGACTTGTACAGTGCTGCCGACCTGCACCGCATGAGCAGTCATTCTGCCGCCATTCTGACCCAAACTGTGGCGGAGCCACGGAAATTTGGTATTGTATTCTGCCACCCGGATGGCACGTTGGCGGAAATGCAGGAAAAGCCCGACCTGAATGGCCCACAACTGGCAAACATCGGTGCGTACCTGTTCCCGAAGTCTGCTTTTGACATCCCACTGACGCTGTCGGTGCGAAATGAATACGAAATTACCGAAACGGTGGCAAAACTTGCCGCACAGCAGCCGTTTTATGTGGAACGGGCTTCATTCTGGTTCCCGATTGGCACCATCGAAGCGTGGCAGGCAGCAGAAACTGCGGATCTAAGCCCCACCCAGAAGTAG
- a CDS encoding ABC transporter ATP-binding protein, whose amino-acid sequence MKNFLRVMRASWLYRGRIILSVVFALIAGALWGLNISAVYPVLQILGNDSNMQSWVDQRINSYTAEIDGREKELADIKERQAAFERLPPEQRSEQTEHELTDDLNRVQDRLSTAQTRQWRFQQLKHHVIRHLPTDRFKTLAWILGMVIVAVALKGVFEFAQETLVGIVVHRTTRNLRNHFFHKALHQDLRQLQEGGSADLMSRFTNDIEVMGNGLKLLYGRVVAEPLRALSCVILACYISWQLTLLFLVIVPMALYVMTTASKMMKRASRRVLERMGNIYKVLKEAFQSIRVVKAFTMEPYERRRFSRAANEYSQRVIRVTTIDALTSPLIELVGVMAMSLALLAGAYLVLNGQKRIFGVQFTTSLLETGALLQLYAYLAGMADPVRKLSSVYTKVQAAAAAADRVYSTIDIAPSVKANEDGPRLNRHTESVVFQNVCFSYVPEKQVLTNICFEVKAGECIGIVGANGSGKSTLLNLLPRFYDPDHGSILIDGIDIRKANLRSLRRQIALVTQDPILFDDTIYNNIRYGSRRQGKEAIEAASILAGAHEFIVQLPQGYDTLAGDLGNSLSGGQKQRIALSRAILRDPSILILDEFSSAIDPVSDAVIHKALAEFKKGRTTFFITHKMHTLDIADRIIVIDNHQLVAAGTHAELLETCPIFQQLYHAHGNFRHSQSS is encoded by the coding sequence ATGAAAAATTTTCTTCGTGTAATGCGGGCGTCGTGGTTGTATCGCGGTCGTATTATCCTGTCGGTGGTATTCGCGTTGATTGCGGGAGCCCTCTGGGGTCTGAATATTTCCGCAGTTTACCCAGTGTTACAAATTCTGGGCAACGATTCCAATATGCAGTCGTGGGTCGACCAGCGAATCAACAGTTACACTGCTGAAATTGATGGTCGTGAAAAAGAACTTGCCGATATCAAAGAACGTCAGGCAGCGTTCGAACGATTACCACCAGAACAACGATCCGAACAAACAGAACACGAACTCACCGATGATCTGAACCGTGTGCAGGACCGTCTTTCAACAGCACAGACCCGGCAGTGGCGTTTTCAACAGTTGAAGCACCACGTAATTCGGCATCTCCCCACGGATCGGTTTAAGACACTAGCCTGGATCCTGGGCATGGTGATCGTTGCAGTGGCTCTGAAAGGAGTCTTTGAATTCGCCCAGGAAACCCTGGTAGGGATTGTAGTGCACCGCACCACACGGAATTTACGAAACCATTTCTTTCACAAAGCACTGCACCAGGATCTACGCCAGCTTCAGGAAGGTGGCTCTGCTGACCTGATGTCCCGCTTCACCAACGACATTGAAGTGATGGGTAACGGCCTGAAGTTGCTTTACGGGCGGGTCGTGGCCGAACCACTGCGGGCTTTATCGTGCGTCATTCTGGCCTGCTATATTTCCTGGCAGTTGACCTTGCTGTTCCTGGTGATTGTGCCCATGGCACTTTATGTGATGACCACCGCCAGCAAAATGATGAAACGTGCGTCTCGTCGTGTGCTGGAACGGATGGGCAACATCTACAAAGTGCTCAAAGAAGCATTCCAAAGCATTCGTGTCGTAAAGGCTTTCACCATGGAACCTTACGAACGCCGGCGTTTCAGCCGCGCGGCCAACGAATACTCCCAGCGAGTAATTCGCGTGACCACGATTGATGCCCTTACCAGCCCACTGATTGAACTGGTGGGCGTGATGGCGATGTCGCTGGCACTGCTGGCCGGTGCGTATCTGGTGCTGAATGGCCAGAAACGGATCTTCGGCGTGCAGTTTACCACCAGCCTGCTGGAAACGGGTGCTTTACTGCAGCTGTATGCCTATCTGGCAGGGATGGCCGATCCGGTACGAAAACTATCCAGTGTCTATACGAAAGTGCAGGCAGCGGCAGCAGCAGCCGACCGTGTGTACAGCACCATTGATATCGCACCGAGCGTGAAAGCGAATGAAGATGGGCCCCGCCTGAACCGCCATACCGAAAGTGTGGTTTTTCAGAATGTCTGCTTTTCCTATGTGCCTGAAAAACAAGTACTTACGAACATTTGCTTCGAAGTGAAGGCGGGGGAATGCATTGGTATCGTGGGTGCGAACGGAAGTGGTAAATCGACCTTATTAAACCTGTTACCACGCTTCTACGATCCGGACCACGGTTCTATTCTGATCGATGGCATCGATATTCGGAAAGCGAATCTCCGCAGCCTCCGGAGGCAAATTGCTCTGGTAACGCAGGACCCGATTCTGTTCGACGATACGATCTACAACAACATCCGCTATGGCAGTCGCCGACAGGGAAAAGAAGCGATTGAAGCCGCTTCGATTCTGGCGGGTGCCCACGAATTTATTGTACAACTGCCCCAGGGCTATGACACGCTGGCGGGCGACCTGGGTAACAGCCTTTCCGGTGGGCAGAAACAGCGGATTGCCCTGTCGCGAGCAATTCTGCGCGATCCGTCCATCCTGATTCTGGATGAATTTTCCAGTGCCATTGATCCGGTTTCCGATGCGGTGATTCACAAAGCACTGGCAGAATTCAAAAAAGGCCGCACCACTTTCTTTATTACCCACAAAATGCACACTCTGGACATCGCCGATCGCATCATCGTGATTGATAACCACCAGTTGGTGGCAGCAGGCACCCACGCGGAACTGTTGGAAACCTGTCCAATATTCCAACAATTGTATCACGCCCATGGGAACTTCCGTCACTCACAATCATCATGA
- a CDS encoding IS5 family transposase: MLLAAKTGDDDDQDLGRSRGGLSTKIHVACLDENTLIAVEVTPGQAGDAPEFDNLFDESIIQVPDIEEVVADKAYDSDSIRSKVIEEGDIPVHIPNKSNAKEEWPIDKEAYKSRNKIERFFNKLKQFRRIATRYDKLSDCFLSFIHLAATFIKCRSFVNRT, translated from the coding sequence ATGCTGCTGGCGGCAAAAACTGGTGACGACGATGATCAGGATCTTGGGAGAAGTAGAGGGGGATTGAGTACGAAGATTCACGTTGCATGTCTTGACGAAAACACGTTAATCGCAGTGGAAGTAACTCCTGGACAAGCTGGAGATGCACCTGAATTCGACAATCTGTTTGATGAAAGCATCATACAAGTTCCTGATATCGAGGAAGTTGTTGCAGATAAAGCTTATGATAGCGATAGTATCCGATCAAAAGTGATCGAAGAAGGGGATATTCCAGTACATATCCCAAACAAATCAAATGCGAAGGAAGAATGGCCAATCGACAAAGAAGCTTACAAAAGCCGGAACAAAATAGAAAGATTCTTTAATAAATTGAAGCAATTTCGAAGAATTGCAACTCGATACGACAAATTGTCAGACTGCTTTCTGAGCTTCATTCATCTGGCTGCTACGTTCATCAAATGCCGTTCATTCGTCAACAGAACCTAG